In the genome of Notamacropus eugenii isolate mMacEug1 chromosome 5, mMacEug1.pri_v2, whole genome shotgun sequence, one region contains:
- the NFKBIZ gene encoding NF-kappa-B inhibitor zeta isoform X2, whose product MIVDKLQEDSRGGEGLLDCAAGEGGLMTSPLNLAYFYGGSPPSAAVGASDASFLSSSHSTPGSPGSDSSDFSSSSSVSSASSLSAPGEPRARGGPRADRVPAGDHHMAGGRQQRGPFQGVRVRNSVKELLLHIRNSKQKSSAPTVDDFKAQSVTTEQFTELKNILAHSGKRKGADSISDGPACKRPATSLHTQLLTPPQTPTPVDSMEDVHVNEPKQNNNSVLLQNIMNIKNESNPISLNTVQFSWMSPVAVNQNSPREQYQDFHGGQILTPPQKYQPFQVSNSPQMMDQSQIYQFSSPQSQDLQQPFSHISAPECSPYSGKPQSPNLFDGQGLLFCPTQSFASLLSGPGEAENIVLPIQTSPSAQQQQQQQSPNEINIQNFTLGPSNVCDVLSRQDVGLAPLNVSLPLQNVTGNSVNTTQLGKSFFQWQVEQEENKLANLSQDHFLSKDADGDTLLHIAVAQGRRALSYVLARKMSALQMLDVKEHNGQSAFQVAVAANQHLIVQDLVNLGAQVNTTDCWGRTPLHVCAEKGHSQVLLAIQKGAISSNQFIDLEVTNYDGLTALHCAVVAHNAVVHELQRNQQHHSPEVQDLLLKNKSLVDTIKCLIQMGATVEAKDRKSGRTALHLAAEEANLELIRLFLELPSCLSFVNAKAYNGNTALHVAASLQYRVTQLDAVRLLMRKGADPSTRNLENEQPVHLVPDGPVGEQIRRILKGKSVQQRAPPY is encoded by the exons ATGATCGTGGACAAGCTCCAGGAGGACAGCCGGGGCGGGGAAGGCCTGCTGGACTGCGCGGCCGGCGAGGGGGGCCTCATGACCAGCCCCCTCAACCTGGCCTATTTCTACGGGGGGTCGCCCCCGTCCGCGGCCGTGGGGGCGAGCGATGCCAGCTTCTTGTCCTCCAGCCACTCGACGCCGGGCTCCCCCGGCTCGGACTCCTCcgatttttcctcctcttcttcggTCTCCTCGGCTTCCTCCTTAAGCGCCCCCGGAGAGCCCCGGGCCAGAGGGGGCCCCCGCGCGGACCGTGTGCCAG CAGGTGACCACCATATGGCTGGTGGAAGGCAACAGAGAGGACCCTTTCAAGGTGTTCGTGTGAGAAATTCAGTGAAGGAACTCTTGTTGCATATAAGAAATAGTAAGCAGAAGTCTTCTGCTCCAACTGTGGATGATTTCAAG GCACAAAGTGTGACTACAGAACAGTTTACAG AGTTGAAGAACATATTGGCACATAGTGGAAAAAGGAAGGGGGCTGATTCTATCTCTGATGGACCAGCTTGCAAAAGGCCGGCTACATCATTGCACACCCAGTTGTTG acaCCACCCCAAACTCCAACTCCTGTGGATAGTATGGAAGATGTTCATGTTAATGAACCCAAACAGAACAACAACTCTGTTCTGCTTCAGAacattatgaatattaaaaatgaatccAATCCCATTTCCCTGAATACAGTACAGTTTAGCTGGATGAGTCCGGTGGCTGTCAATCAGAACTCTCCGAGGGAGCAGTATCAGGATTTCCACGGAGGGCAGATTCTCACTCCGCCACAGAAATACCAGCCTTTCCAAGTCAGCAATTCCCCACAAATGATGGATCAATCTCAGATATATCAGTTTTCTTCTCcacagagccaggatttgcaACAGCCTTTTAGTCACATTTCAGCCCCAGAATGTAGTCCATATTCTGGAAAACCTCAGTCTCCAAACTTATTTGACGGCCAAGGCCTGCTATTCTGCCCAACTCAGAGCTTTGCATCTCTTCTGAGTGGTCCTGGCGAAGCGGAGAATATTGTTCTCCCCATTCAGACTTCACCCAGtgctcagcagcagcagcagcagcagtcacCAAATGAGATCAACATTCAGAACTTTACTCTGGGGCCAAGCAATGTCTGTGATGTCCTGAGTAGACAGGATGTAGGCTTAGCCCCTTTAAATGTTTCCCTGCCACTGCAGAATGTGACCGGAAATTCAGTGAACACCACGCAATTAGGAAAGTCCTTTTTTCAGTggcaggtagaacaggaagaaaacAAACTAGCCAACCTGTCCCAGGACCACTTTCTATCCAAAGATGCAGATGGTGATAC ATTGCTTCACATTGCGGTTGCCCAAGGACGCAGGGCCCTGTCTTATGTTCTTGCAAGGAAGATGAGCGCTCTTCAGATGCTGGATGTTAAAGAACACAATGGTCAG AGTGCCTTTCAGGTAGCAGTGGCTGCCAATCAGCATCTCATCGTGCAAGACCTGGTGAACCTGGGGGCCCAGGTGAACACCACGGACTGCTGGGGAAGAACACCACTGCATGTCTGTGCTGAAAAGGGCCACTCACAAGTCCTTCTG gCAATTCAGAAGGGGGCCATCTCTAGCAATCAGTTTATAGATCTGGAAGTTACCAACTATGATG GTCTCACTGCTCTCCACTGTGCAGTGGTGGCTCACAATGCTGTGGTTCATGAGCTCCAGAGGAACCAGCAGCATCACTCACCTGAGGTCCAAGACCTTCTCTTGAAAAATAAGAGCCTGGTTGACACAATTAAATGCCTAATCCAGATGGGAGCTACTGTGGAAGCTAAA GATCGTAAAAGTGGCCGAACTGCTCTTCATTTGGCTGCTGAAGAAGCCAACCTAGAACTGATTCGCCTCTTTTTGGAGCTACCCAGTTGCCTGTCTTTTGTGAACGCTAAG GCTTATAATGGTAACACTGCCCTCCATGTGGCTGCCAGCCTACAGTATCGAGTGACCCAGTTAGATGCAGTCCGCCTGCTGATGAGGAAGGGAGCTGATCCAAGTACTAGGAACCTAGAGAATGAACAGCCAGTTCATTTGGTTCCAGATGGCCCTGTTGGAGAACAG ataagaCGGATCCTGAAGGGGAAGTCTGTTCAGCAGAGAGCACCGCCATATTAG
- the NFKBIZ gene encoding NF-kappa-B inhibitor zeta isoform X4, giving the protein MIVDKLQEDSRGGEGLLDCAAGEGGLMTSPLNLAYFYGGSPPSAAVGASDASFLSSSHSTPGSPGSDSSDFSSSSSVSSASSLSAPGEPRARGGPRADRVPGDHHMAGGRQQRGPFQGVRVRNSVKELLLHIRNSKQKSSAPTVDDFKAQSVTTEQFTELKNILAHSGKRKGADSISDGPACKRPATSLHTQLLTPPQTPTPVDSMEDVHVNEPKQNNNSVLLQNIMNIKNESNPISLNTVQFSWMSPVAVNQNSPREQYQDFHGGQILTPPQKYQPFQVSNSPQMMDQSQIYQFSSPQSQDLQQPFSHISAPECSPYSGKPQSPNLFDGQGLLFCPTQSFASLLSGPGEAENIVLPIQTSPSAQQQQQQQSPNEINIQNFTLGPSNVCDVLSRQDVGLAPLNVSLPLQNVTGNSVNTTQLGKSFFQWQVEQEENKLANLSQDHFLSKDADGDTLLHIAVAQGRRALSYVLARKMSALQMLDVKEHNGQSAFQVAVAANQHLIVQDLVNLGAQVNTTDCWGRTPLHVCAEKGHSQVLLAIQKGAISSNQFIDLEVTNYDGLTALHCAVVAHNAVVHELQRNQQHHSPEVQDLLLKNKSLVDTIKCLIQMGATVEAKDRKSGRTALHLAAEEANLELIRLFLELPSCLSFVNAKAYNGNTALHVAASLQYRVTQLDAVRLLMRKGADPSTRNLENEQPVHLVPDGPVGEQIRRILKGKSVQQRAPPY; this is encoded by the exons ATGATCGTGGACAAGCTCCAGGAGGACAGCCGGGGCGGGGAAGGCCTGCTGGACTGCGCGGCCGGCGAGGGGGGCCTCATGACCAGCCCCCTCAACCTGGCCTATTTCTACGGGGGGTCGCCCCCGTCCGCGGCCGTGGGGGCGAGCGATGCCAGCTTCTTGTCCTCCAGCCACTCGACGCCGGGCTCCCCCGGCTCGGACTCCTCcgatttttcctcctcttcttcggTCTCCTCGGCTTCCTCCTTAAGCGCCCCCGGAGAGCCCCGGGCCAGAGGGGGCCCCCGCGCGGACCGTGTGCCAG GTGACCACCATATGGCTGGTGGAAGGCAACAGAGAGGACCCTTTCAAGGTGTTCGTGTGAGAAATTCAGTGAAGGAACTCTTGTTGCATATAAGAAATAGTAAGCAGAAGTCTTCTGCTCCAACTGTGGATGATTTCAAG GCACAAAGTGTGACTACAGAACAGTTTACAG AGTTGAAGAACATATTGGCACATAGTGGAAAAAGGAAGGGGGCTGATTCTATCTCTGATGGACCAGCTTGCAAAAGGCCGGCTACATCATTGCACACCCAGTTGTTG acaCCACCCCAAACTCCAACTCCTGTGGATAGTATGGAAGATGTTCATGTTAATGAACCCAAACAGAACAACAACTCTGTTCTGCTTCAGAacattatgaatattaaaaatgaatccAATCCCATTTCCCTGAATACAGTACAGTTTAGCTGGATGAGTCCGGTGGCTGTCAATCAGAACTCTCCGAGGGAGCAGTATCAGGATTTCCACGGAGGGCAGATTCTCACTCCGCCACAGAAATACCAGCCTTTCCAAGTCAGCAATTCCCCACAAATGATGGATCAATCTCAGATATATCAGTTTTCTTCTCcacagagccaggatttgcaACAGCCTTTTAGTCACATTTCAGCCCCAGAATGTAGTCCATATTCTGGAAAACCTCAGTCTCCAAACTTATTTGACGGCCAAGGCCTGCTATTCTGCCCAACTCAGAGCTTTGCATCTCTTCTGAGTGGTCCTGGCGAAGCGGAGAATATTGTTCTCCCCATTCAGACTTCACCCAGtgctcagcagcagcagcagcagcagtcacCAAATGAGATCAACATTCAGAACTTTACTCTGGGGCCAAGCAATGTCTGTGATGTCCTGAGTAGACAGGATGTAGGCTTAGCCCCTTTAAATGTTTCCCTGCCACTGCAGAATGTGACCGGAAATTCAGTGAACACCACGCAATTAGGAAAGTCCTTTTTTCAGTggcaggtagaacaggaagaaaacAAACTAGCCAACCTGTCCCAGGACCACTTTCTATCCAAAGATGCAGATGGTGATAC ATTGCTTCACATTGCGGTTGCCCAAGGACGCAGGGCCCTGTCTTATGTTCTTGCAAGGAAGATGAGCGCTCTTCAGATGCTGGATGTTAAAGAACACAATGGTCAG AGTGCCTTTCAGGTAGCAGTGGCTGCCAATCAGCATCTCATCGTGCAAGACCTGGTGAACCTGGGGGCCCAGGTGAACACCACGGACTGCTGGGGAAGAACACCACTGCATGTCTGTGCTGAAAAGGGCCACTCACAAGTCCTTCTG gCAATTCAGAAGGGGGCCATCTCTAGCAATCAGTTTATAGATCTGGAAGTTACCAACTATGATG GTCTCACTGCTCTCCACTGTGCAGTGGTGGCTCACAATGCTGTGGTTCATGAGCTCCAGAGGAACCAGCAGCATCACTCACCTGAGGTCCAAGACCTTCTCTTGAAAAATAAGAGCCTGGTTGACACAATTAAATGCCTAATCCAGATGGGAGCTACTGTGGAAGCTAAA GATCGTAAAAGTGGCCGAACTGCTCTTCATTTGGCTGCTGAAGAAGCCAACCTAGAACTGATTCGCCTCTTTTTGGAGCTACCCAGTTGCCTGTCTTTTGTGAACGCTAAG GCTTATAATGGTAACACTGCCCTCCATGTGGCTGCCAGCCTACAGTATCGAGTGACCCAGTTAGATGCAGTCCGCCTGCTGATGAGGAAGGGAGCTGATCCAAGTACTAGGAACCTAGAGAATGAACAGCCAGTTCATTTGGTTCCAGATGGCCCTGTTGGAGAACAG ataagaCGGATCCTGAAGGGGAAGTCTGTTCAGCAGAGAGCACCGCCATATTAG
- the NFKBIZ gene encoding NF-kappa-B inhibitor zeta isoform X3: MIVDKLQEDSRGGEGLLDCAAGEGGLMTSPLNLAYFYGGSPPSAAVGASDASFLSSSHSTPGSPGSDSSDFSSSSSVSSASSLSAPGEPRARGGPRADRVPGDHHMAGGRQQRGPFQGVRVRNSVKELLLHIRNSKQKSSAPTVDDFKAQSVTTEQFTAELKNILAHSGKRKGADSISDGPACKRPATSLHTQLLTPPQTPTPVDSMEDVHVNEPKQNNNSVLLQNIMNIKNESNPISLNTVQFSWMSPVAVNQNSPREQYQDFHGGQILTPPQKYQPFQVSNSPQMMDQSQIYQFSSPQSQDLQQPFSHISAPECSPYSGKPQSPNLFDGQGLLFCPTQSFASLLSGPGEAENIVLPIQTSPSAQQQQQQQSPNEINIQNFTLGPSNVCDVLSRQDVGLAPLNVSLPLQNVTGNSVNTTQLGKSFFQWQVEQEENKLANLSQDHFLSKDADGDTLLHIAVAQGRRALSYVLARKMSALQMLDVKEHNGQSAFQVAVAANQHLIVQDLVNLGAQVNTTDCWGRTPLHVCAEKGHSQVLLAIQKGAISSNQFIDLEVTNYDGLTALHCAVVAHNAVVHELQRNQQHHSPEVQDLLLKNKSLVDTIKCLIQMGATVEAKDRKSGRTALHLAAEEANLELIRLFLELPSCLSFVNAKAYNGNTALHVAASLQYRVTQLDAVRLLMRKGADPSTRNLENEQPVHLVPDGPVGEQIRRILKGKSVQQRAPPY; the protein is encoded by the exons ATGATCGTGGACAAGCTCCAGGAGGACAGCCGGGGCGGGGAAGGCCTGCTGGACTGCGCGGCCGGCGAGGGGGGCCTCATGACCAGCCCCCTCAACCTGGCCTATTTCTACGGGGGGTCGCCCCCGTCCGCGGCCGTGGGGGCGAGCGATGCCAGCTTCTTGTCCTCCAGCCACTCGACGCCGGGCTCCCCCGGCTCGGACTCCTCcgatttttcctcctcttcttcggTCTCCTCGGCTTCCTCCTTAAGCGCCCCCGGAGAGCCCCGGGCCAGAGGGGGCCCCCGCGCGGACCGTGTGCCAG GTGACCACCATATGGCTGGTGGAAGGCAACAGAGAGGACCCTTTCAAGGTGTTCGTGTGAGAAATTCAGTGAAGGAACTCTTGTTGCATATAAGAAATAGTAAGCAGAAGTCTTCTGCTCCAACTGTGGATGATTTCAAG GCACAAAGTGTGACTACAGAACAGTTTACAG CAGAGTTGAAGAACATATTGGCACATAGTGGAAAAAGGAAGGGGGCTGATTCTATCTCTGATGGACCAGCTTGCAAAAGGCCGGCTACATCATTGCACACCCAGTTGTTG acaCCACCCCAAACTCCAACTCCTGTGGATAGTATGGAAGATGTTCATGTTAATGAACCCAAACAGAACAACAACTCTGTTCTGCTTCAGAacattatgaatattaaaaatgaatccAATCCCATTTCCCTGAATACAGTACAGTTTAGCTGGATGAGTCCGGTGGCTGTCAATCAGAACTCTCCGAGGGAGCAGTATCAGGATTTCCACGGAGGGCAGATTCTCACTCCGCCACAGAAATACCAGCCTTTCCAAGTCAGCAATTCCCCACAAATGATGGATCAATCTCAGATATATCAGTTTTCTTCTCcacagagccaggatttgcaACAGCCTTTTAGTCACATTTCAGCCCCAGAATGTAGTCCATATTCTGGAAAACCTCAGTCTCCAAACTTATTTGACGGCCAAGGCCTGCTATTCTGCCCAACTCAGAGCTTTGCATCTCTTCTGAGTGGTCCTGGCGAAGCGGAGAATATTGTTCTCCCCATTCAGACTTCACCCAGtgctcagcagcagcagcagcagcagtcacCAAATGAGATCAACATTCAGAACTTTACTCTGGGGCCAAGCAATGTCTGTGATGTCCTGAGTAGACAGGATGTAGGCTTAGCCCCTTTAAATGTTTCCCTGCCACTGCAGAATGTGACCGGAAATTCAGTGAACACCACGCAATTAGGAAAGTCCTTTTTTCAGTggcaggtagaacaggaagaaaacAAACTAGCCAACCTGTCCCAGGACCACTTTCTATCCAAAGATGCAGATGGTGATAC ATTGCTTCACATTGCGGTTGCCCAAGGACGCAGGGCCCTGTCTTATGTTCTTGCAAGGAAGATGAGCGCTCTTCAGATGCTGGATGTTAAAGAACACAATGGTCAG AGTGCCTTTCAGGTAGCAGTGGCTGCCAATCAGCATCTCATCGTGCAAGACCTGGTGAACCTGGGGGCCCAGGTGAACACCACGGACTGCTGGGGAAGAACACCACTGCATGTCTGTGCTGAAAAGGGCCACTCACAAGTCCTTCTG gCAATTCAGAAGGGGGCCATCTCTAGCAATCAGTTTATAGATCTGGAAGTTACCAACTATGATG GTCTCACTGCTCTCCACTGTGCAGTGGTGGCTCACAATGCTGTGGTTCATGAGCTCCAGAGGAACCAGCAGCATCACTCACCTGAGGTCCAAGACCTTCTCTTGAAAAATAAGAGCCTGGTTGACACAATTAAATGCCTAATCCAGATGGGAGCTACTGTGGAAGCTAAA GATCGTAAAAGTGGCCGAACTGCTCTTCATTTGGCTGCTGAAGAAGCCAACCTAGAACTGATTCGCCTCTTTTTGGAGCTACCCAGTTGCCTGTCTTTTGTGAACGCTAAG GCTTATAATGGTAACACTGCCCTCCATGTGGCTGCCAGCCTACAGTATCGAGTGACCCAGTTAGATGCAGTCCGCCTGCTGATGAGGAAGGGAGCTGATCCAAGTACTAGGAACCTAGAGAATGAACAGCCAGTTCATTTGGTTCCAGATGGCCCTGTTGGAGAACAG ataagaCGGATCCTGAAGGGGAAGTCTGTTCAGCAGAGAGCACCGCCATATTAG
- the NFKBIZ gene encoding NF-kappa-B inhibitor zeta isoform X1 yields MIVDKLQEDSRGGEGLLDCAAGEGGLMTSPLNLAYFYGGSPPSAAVGASDASFLSSSHSTPGSPGSDSSDFSSSSSVSSASSLSAPGEPRARGGPRADRVPAGDHHMAGGRQQRGPFQGVRVRNSVKELLLHIRNSKQKSSAPTVDDFKAQSVTTEQFTAELKNILAHSGKRKGADSISDGPACKRPATSLHTQLLTPPQTPTPVDSMEDVHVNEPKQNNNSVLLQNIMNIKNESNPISLNTVQFSWMSPVAVNQNSPREQYQDFHGGQILTPPQKYQPFQVSNSPQMMDQSQIYQFSSPQSQDLQQPFSHISAPECSPYSGKPQSPNLFDGQGLLFCPTQSFASLLSGPGEAENIVLPIQTSPSAQQQQQQQSPNEINIQNFTLGPSNVCDVLSRQDVGLAPLNVSLPLQNVTGNSVNTTQLGKSFFQWQVEQEENKLANLSQDHFLSKDADGDTLLHIAVAQGRRALSYVLARKMSALQMLDVKEHNGQSAFQVAVAANQHLIVQDLVNLGAQVNTTDCWGRTPLHVCAEKGHSQVLLAIQKGAISSNQFIDLEVTNYDGLTALHCAVVAHNAVVHELQRNQQHHSPEVQDLLLKNKSLVDTIKCLIQMGATVEAKDRKSGRTALHLAAEEANLELIRLFLELPSCLSFVNAKAYNGNTALHVAASLQYRVTQLDAVRLLMRKGADPSTRNLENEQPVHLVPDGPVGEQIRRILKGKSVQQRAPPY; encoded by the exons ATGATCGTGGACAAGCTCCAGGAGGACAGCCGGGGCGGGGAAGGCCTGCTGGACTGCGCGGCCGGCGAGGGGGGCCTCATGACCAGCCCCCTCAACCTGGCCTATTTCTACGGGGGGTCGCCCCCGTCCGCGGCCGTGGGGGCGAGCGATGCCAGCTTCTTGTCCTCCAGCCACTCGACGCCGGGCTCCCCCGGCTCGGACTCCTCcgatttttcctcctcttcttcggTCTCCTCGGCTTCCTCCTTAAGCGCCCCCGGAGAGCCCCGGGCCAGAGGGGGCCCCCGCGCGGACCGTGTGCCAG CAGGTGACCACCATATGGCTGGTGGAAGGCAACAGAGAGGACCCTTTCAAGGTGTTCGTGTGAGAAATTCAGTGAAGGAACTCTTGTTGCATATAAGAAATAGTAAGCAGAAGTCTTCTGCTCCAACTGTGGATGATTTCAAG GCACAAAGTGTGACTACAGAACAGTTTACAG CAGAGTTGAAGAACATATTGGCACATAGTGGAAAAAGGAAGGGGGCTGATTCTATCTCTGATGGACCAGCTTGCAAAAGGCCGGCTACATCATTGCACACCCAGTTGTTG acaCCACCCCAAACTCCAACTCCTGTGGATAGTATGGAAGATGTTCATGTTAATGAACCCAAACAGAACAACAACTCTGTTCTGCTTCAGAacattatgaatattaaaaatgaatccAATCCCATTTCCCTGAATACAGTACAGTTTAGCTGGATGAGTCCGGTGGCTGTCAATCAGAACTCTCCGAGGGAGCAGTATCAGGATTTCCACGGAGGGCAGATTCTCACTCCGCCACAGAAATACCAGCCTTTCCAAGTCAGCAATTCCCCACAAATGATGGATCAATCTCAGATATATCAGTTTTCTTCTCcacagagccaggatttgcaACAGCCTTTTAGTCACATTTCAGCCCCAGAATGTAGTCCATATTCTGGAAAACCTCAGTCTCCAAACTTATTTGACGGCCAAGGCCTGCTATTCTGCCCAACTCAGAGCTTTGCATCTCTTCTGAGTGGTCCTGGCGAAGCGGAGAATATTGTTCTCCCCATTCAGACTTCACCCAGtgctcagcagcagcagcagcagcagtcacCAAATGAGATCAACATTCAGAACTTTACTCTGGGGCCAAGCAATGTCTGTGATGTCCTGAGTAGACAGGATGTAGGCTTAGCCCCTTTAAATGTTTCCCTGCCACTGCAGAATGTGACCGGAAATTCAGTGAACACCACGCAATTAGGAAAGTCCTTTTTTCAGTggcaggtagaacaggaagaaaacAAACTAGCCAACCTGTCCCAGGACCACTTTCTATCCAAAGATGCAGATGGTGATAC ATTGCTTCACATTGCGGTTGCCCAAGGACGCAGGGCCCTGTCTTATGTTCTTGCAAGGAAGATGAGCGCTCTTCAGATGCTGGATGTTAAAGAACACAATGGTCAG AGTGCCTTTCAGGTAGCAGTGGCTGCCAATCAGCATCTCATCGTGCAAGACCTGGTGAACCTGGGGGCCCAGGTGAACACCACGGACTGCTGGGGAAGAACACCACTGCATGTCTGTGCTGAAAAGGGCCACTCACAAGTCCTTCTG gCAATTCAGAAGGGGGCCATCTCTAGCAATCAGTTTATAGATCTGGAAGTTACCAACTATGATG GTCTCACTGCTCTCCACTGTGCAGTGGTGGCTCACAATGCTGTGGTTCATGAGCTCCAGAGGAACCAGCAGCATCACTCACCTGAGGTCCAAGACCTTCTCTTGAAAAATAAGAGCCTGGTTGACACAATTAAATGCCTAATCCAGATGGGAGCTACTGTGGAAGCTAAA GATCGTAAAAGTGGCCGAACTGCTCTTCATTTGGCTGCTGAAGAAGCCAACCTAGAACTGATTCGCCTCTTTTTGGAGCTACCCAGTTGCCTGTCTTTTGTGAACGCTAAG GCTTATAATGGTAACACTGCCCTCCATGTGGCTGCCAGCCTACAGTATCGAGTGACCCAGTTAGATGCAGTCCGCCTGCTGATGAGGAAGGGAGCTGATCCAAGTACTAGGAACCTAGAGAATGAACAGCCAGTTCATTTGGTTCCAGATGGCCCTGTTGGAGAACAG ataagaCGGATCCTGAAGGGGAAGTCTGTTCAGCAGAGAGCACCGCCATATTAG